The sequence ATCGCGCCCGGCAGGTTCAGCGAGCCGGCGGCGAAGTACAGCAGGTCCGTCGACCCGAGCCCGGCGAGCACGACGTCGGCGCCCTGGCTCGTGGCGCCCTCGGCGAACGCCGCGGACAGCGGACCGGACGACTCGCGCATGTCGTGCGCGATCACGATCTCCTTGGCGTCCAACAGCCGGACGAACGCCGCGCCGGTGGCGCGAGCGATGTCCGCGTCGAACTCGGACGGCACGACCCCGCGCACGTCATACGCCTTGAAGATCCGGGCGAGGTCAAGCCCCATTGCCCTCCACCTTCCGCACCCCGTATCGGCGGCGGCTGTCACCGCCCGGCTCGTCTCCACAGTCACACGGAACAACAGTCCCATGGACGCGGATCCGGTCGACGCCCGCCGGGCGACATGGTCAGCGCGTGTCGCGCGGTCTCGGCGTCGCAGTGACCCTATCCACCACGCCGGGCGGGAGGATCTCCGAGGGCCCGGGAGCCGGGGCTCGCTCGCCCCAGGTCAGCTCGGTCGCACCAGGTCAGCTCGGTCGCACCAGGTCAGCCCGGTCGCCCCAGGTCAGCCCGGTCCCACCAGGTCAGGATGTGGGAACCGCGCGCAGGTGGCCTCGGCGGCCACCGGGATCGTCGCGCGGAGGTTCCTGACCCGCGCCGACGACCGGCCCGTGGCCCGGGACGGGGCCGTAGCTCTGGACCGGCCCGTAGCCGGGCGCGTCACCGGGCAGCGGCGCGGGGCGCGCGACCTCTCGGACGACGTCGGCCAGCGCTTCCAGGTCGTCGGTGGCCGGGTTGCGCGGAGGCTCCGGGTCGAGGCGCACGACCGCCCAGCCGCGCGGGACGGTCAGCCGGTCGGCGTGCGGCCCGCACAGGTCGTACGAGTGAGGCTCGACGTACGGCGACAGCGGCCCGAGCACCGCGGTGGACTCCGCGTAGGCATAGGTGAGCGTGGCGACCGCGACCGCGGAACAGGCCGAGCGGGAGCAGCGCCGGGGCTTCACGTTCCGGACGGTAGACCCCGGAACGGGCGGCGGCCACCACCGGCCGCCGTGTCGCGCCGGACAAGCCACGCTCGTGACGTAAACTGCCTCATCCAATCACTCTGCGCTTCCAATTGCGCGGATTTCAGCCCTCTCGCACACCCGGCGCCGCGGCCGGGCGCTCCACTCGCCGGGCCGTCCCGCCTGACCGGCCTGGATCACGCCACGCGGGTCGGCGCCGAGCCGTGCCGCGGCCGGCTACGCTGGCTCGGTGGTGGACGAAACCGCTGGCTCCGACTCCGCGGCTGGCTCCGATTCCGCGGCTCGTTCTGAGCCGGCGGCGGCTTCGGCGGCGCCTTCGGTGTCAGCGGCCGCCTCGGCCCAGCCCGCCGCTCCCGAGCGCCCGGCTACCGTCCGGCTACCGGTCGCCACCCGGCGGCCGATCCCACCCCGCCGCCGCCGCGACCGGCGCGGTCGCGGGATGCGCGGCACCCTGTTCCCGCCGGACGTCCCCGCGTACTCGACCCGCGGCGAGCGTTTCGACGATCTCGTCCTCGACGCCGTGGAGCATCTCGACCTGCGCTGGTCGGACCAGCTGGCCGGCGTCGAGTTCGCGGTGGAGGACGTGCCACCGGTGGGCGTCTCCGACGACGTCGTCCCGCTGGCCCTCTACCAGCCCGCCACCGGCCGGGGCCGGTCCGCGACGCCTCGGCGCATCGTCGTCTACCGGCGCCCCCTGGAGGCCCGTGCGGTCGACACCGAGGACCTGGCCGAGCTCGTCCTCGACGCGATCATTCACGAGGTCGCCGACATGCTTGGCGTCGATCCGGCCGTCATCGACCCCGAAGGCCACGGCTGGGGCGAGGAAGAGTAACGGCCGGCCCGTACTCTGTGGTCGATCGGCGAAGCCCCGGCCAGCTGGAGAGCGACACGATGAGCGCGACACGATGAGCGCAGACACCCAGATCGCCGGTGCCCCGGTGCCCCGGCCCGCCGGGGGGGTGGCCCAGGCCGCCGGGGCGGTGAGCCCCCGGGTGCTGCCGCTGTTCGGCCAGGTCCAGCACTATGCCTGGGGCTCACCCGACGCGATCTACGACCTGCTCGGCGAGGCGCCCAGCGGTGAGCCCGCCGCCGAGCTGTGGCTGGGCACCCACCCCGTCGCCCCGTCCGACTGCGATGACGCCGGCCGGCGCCGCCCGGCCGCCGAGCTGGTCGGCCAGCTGCCCTTCCTGCTGAAGGTGCTCGCGGCCGAGAAGGCGCTGTCGCTGCAGGTGCACCCCGACCGGGCGCAGGCCCGGGCCGGCTTCGACGCCGAGGAGCGGGCCGGCGTGCCGCGCAGCGCGCCCGAGCGCCGCTACCGCGACCCGAACCACAAGCCCGAGCTGATCGTCGCGCTCACCCCGTTCCGGGCGCTGGCCGGCGTCCGCGTGCCGGCCCGCACGCTCGCCGTCATCGAGGCGTTCGACGTCGCCGACCTCTCGGCCGCCTTCCGCCCGCTGGCGACGGACCCGAACGGCGGCGCCGCGACGGTGCTGCGCACCCTGCTGACGCTGCCGCGCGAACGCGGCCGGGGGCTGGCCGGCGAGCTCACCCGCGCGGCGGCGACGATCGCGCAACGGGCCGAGGCCTCGTCCGGTGCCACCTCGTCTGGTGCCCCCTCGTCTGGTGCCACAGACCTGGCCAGGGCCGCCGACCTGGTCGGCCGGCTCGCCGCCGCCCATCCCGGCGACGTCGGCATCGCCGCCGCGCTGCTGCTCAACGACGTCACGCTCAGCCCCGGCGAGGCGTTGTTCCAGCCCGCCCGCCTGCTGCACGCCTACGTGCACGGCGTCGGCATCGAGATCATGGCGACGTCCGACAACGTCCTGCGCGGCGGCCTGACCCCCAAGCACATCGACGTCGACGAGCTGCTCCGGCTGGTCGACCCGGCCCCGTCGGACGCTCCGGTGCTGCGGGCGAGCACGCTGCGGGCCGGCGCGGGTGGGCTGGTGCGCTACTGGCCGGTCCCGGTCGACGACTTCGTGCTCGCCGAGGCGATCTGCGCCGG is a genomic window of Pseudofrankia inefficax containing:
- a CDS encoding DUF3499 domain-containing protein yields the protein MKPRRCSRSACSAVAVATLTYAYAESTAVLGPLSPYVEPHSYDLCGPHADRLTVPRGWAVVRLDPEPPRNPATDDLEALADVVREVARPAPLPGDAPGYGPVQSYGPVPGHGPVVGAGQEPPRDDPGGRRGHLRAVPTS
- a CDS encoding metallopeptidase family protein, whose translation is MRGTLFPPDVPAYSTRGERFDDLVLDAVEHLDLRWSDQLAGVEFAVEDVPPVGVSDDVVPLALYQPATGRGRSATPRRIVVYRRPLEARAVDTEDLAELVLDAIIHEVADMLGVDPAVIDPEGHGWGEEE
- the manA gene encoding mannose-6-phosphate isomerase, class I, coding for MSADTQIAGAPVPRPAGGVAQAAGAVSPRVLPLFGQVQHYAWGSPDAIYDLLGEAPSGEPAAELWLGTHPVAPSDCDDAGRRRPAAELVGQLPFLLKVLAAEKALSLQVHPDRAQARAGFDAEERAGVPRSAPERRYRDPNHKPELIVALTPFRALAGVRVPARTLAVIEAFDVADLSAAFRPLATDPNGGAATVLRTLLTLPRERGRGLAGELTRAAATIAQRAEASSGATSSGAPSSGATDLARAADLVGRLAAAHPGDVGIAAALLLNDVTLSPGEALFQPARLLHAYVHGVGIEIMATSDNVLRGGLTPKHIDVDELLRLVDPAPSDAPVLRASTLRAGAGGLVRYWPVPVDDFVLAEAICAGGEVTLNRPAVLLAVDGTVDVEITGTGPATTEAPAGEAAEADAGKGEDAAAGAATGGSSLRLTRGQAAMLTGPATVTLRGAGRVFAARPGVRA